The following proteins are encoded in a genomic region of Methanobrevibacter gottschalkii DSM 11977:
- a CDS encoding metallophosphoesterase family protein, translating to MSRYAILSDIHGNLFALKEVFKDLSTQKTDYIILLGDLIDYGMQSNEVVEFIRDNLSSKIICNIWGNHEMAILTKDFKHFSSSRGVESAKFTDSILTNDSRSYLNNELVKEGKLDFEICEKQVLAVHGSLTDYYWKAIFPDNLNGNYIDYDIVLSGHSHYPHVFQKFYEVDDPDMRNKKSVLFINPGSVGQPRNHNPNAQYAILDTDLMNIELKSVKYPKYDAMDLYDGNIDDFYRKRLKNGI from the coding sequence ATGTCAAGATATGCAATTTTATCGGATATTCATGGAAATCTATTTGCTCTAAAAGAAGTTTTTAAGGATTTAAGTACACAAAAAACCGATTATATAATTCTTTTAGGGGACTTAATTGATTATGGGATGCAGTCTAATGAAGTTGTTGAGTTCATCCGTGATAATTTATCTTCAAAAATAATCTGTAATATCTGGGGAAATCATGAAATGGCTATTTTGACAAAAGATTTTAAACATTTTTCAAGCTCAAGAGGTGTTGAATCAGCAAAATTTACTGATTCTATTTTAACTAACGATTCTAGGAGCTATTTAAACAATGAATTGGTTAAAGAGGGTAAATTAGATTTTGAAATATGTGAAAAACAAGTTTTAGCAGTTCATGGATCTTTAACGGATTATTATTGGAAAGCTATTTTTCCAGATAATTTAAATGGAAATTATATTGATTATGACATTGTTTTATCAGGCCATTCCCATTATCCTCATGTTTTTCAAAAGTTTTATGAAGTTGATGATCCGGACATGAGAAATAAGAAATCCGTATTGTTTATTAATCCGGGATCTGTTGGCCAGCCTAGAAATCATAATCCTAATGCTCAATATGCAATTTTAGACACTGATTTAATGAATATCGAATTAAAATCAGTTAAATACCCTAAATATGATGCTATGGATTTATATGATGGTAATATTGATGATTTTTATAGAAAAAGATTAAAAAATGGAATTTAA
- a CDS encoding NAD-dependent epimerase/dehydratase family protein → MNILYIISGVTGMTGNELVRQLLNQNEDEVKIIGFDNFYASSIDTVSDCINDGRFDFYEYDLNSNDDMDKIEALVLSIKDDFDELVYINCAAVVHTEHFYKVYETYQTNVASMNDFLQQAIRVGAEKYINCSTSEVYSMNSWNEEGGVKESDFITMADAEHSQRTSYATGKLLTEFFMKDSVDNGKIKGCSIRFANVYSKDEKYPKHIIPHIIDSFKNKGEVVLLENSKKNCRTFLNNYDSCSAVIELAKTDSALDGTIYNVATDEEISIIDLAILIAKKMGIDKPVIKFEGYRESDPERRLLSTEKIITRTNWKPIIDLDKGLDECIENYTKN, encoded by the coding sequence ATGAATATATTATATATTATTAGTGGTGTTACTGGAATGACTGGTAACGAGTTAGTTCGCCAGTTGTTAAATCAGAATGAAGATGAAGTGAAAATCATCGGCTTCGATAATTTTTATGCATCTTCAATTGATACTGTAAGCGATTGTATTAATGACGGTCGTTTTGATTTTTATGAATATGACTTAAACAGTAATGATGATATGGATAAAATTGAAGCACTGGTTTTAAGTATTAAAGATGATTTCGATGAATTAGTATATATTAACTGTGCAGCTGTTGTTCATACCGAACACTTCTATAAAGTTTATGAAACTTATCAAACTAATGTTGCTAGTATGAATGACTTCTTACAACAGGCTATTCGTGTGGGTGCTGAAAAATACATTAATTGTTCCACATCAGAAGTTTATTCCATGAATTCATGGAATGAAGAGGGTGGGGTTAAAGAATCTGATTTCATCACTATGGCTGATGCAGAACACAGTCAAAGAACTAGTTATGCAACTGGTAAATTGTTAACAGAGTTTTTTATGAAAGATTCTGTAGATAATGGCAAAATCAAGGGATGTTCTATTCGCTTTGCCAATGTTTACAGTAAAGATGAAAAGTATCCAAAACATATTATTCCACATATTATTGATAGCTTTAAAAACAAGGGTGAAGTTGTTTTACTTGAAAATTCTAAAAAGAATTGCAGAACTTTCTTAAATAATTATGATAGTTGTAGTGCAGTAATTGAATTAGCTAAAACTGATTCTGCACTTGATGGTACAATTTATAATGTTGCAACAGATGAAGAAATTTCAATTATTGATTTGGCAATATTAATTGCTAAAAAAATGGGAATTGATAAACCTGTTATTAAATTTGAAGGTTACCGTGAATCTGATCCTGAAAGAAGACTATTGTCCACTGAAAAAATTATAACCAGAACTAACTGGAAACCAATTATTGACTTGGATAAAGGATTGGATGAATGTATTGAGAACTACACTAAAAATTAG
- a CDS encoding DUF6564 domain-containing protein: protein MKISIITVAGVSSRFNKDISEEEKMLKCIYYEENPKDTLIYKMINKLSYCDKIVVVGGYKYSDLTEYVNKEIPIELQEKIMLVENDRYADLSSGYSLYLGIKESLNNFDGIEELLFVEGDLDIDSESLTKVIDSDKNVLTFNREPIFSNKSVVLYQNENDEYHYLFNSNHGMLILNEPFKAIFNSGQTWKFRDIELLKIANDYFYENCIDDTNLGIIQKYFDSVENKDTIEIIGLEHWVNCNTRADYQYIKEYWGK, encoded by the coding sequence TTGAAAATTTCCATTATTACTGTTGCTGGTGTTTCCAGCAGGTTCAATAAAGATATTTCTGAAGAAGAAAAGATGTTAAAATGCATATATTATGAAGAAAATCCTAAAGACACTTTAATTTATAAAATGATTAATAAATTATCATATTGTGATAAAATAGTTGTTGTTGGAGGATACAAATACTCTGATTTAACTGAATATGTCAATAAAGAAATTCCTATAGAGTTACAGGAAAAAATCATGCTTGTTGAAAACGACCGTTATGCTGATCTAAGCTCAGGTTACAGTTTATACTTAGGAATCAAAGAATCTTTAAATAATTTTGATGGTATTGAGGAATTACTTTTTGTAGAAGGTGATTTGGACATTGATTCAGAATCATTAACAAAGGTAATCGATTCTGATAAAAATGTTTTAACATTCAATAGAGAACCAATTTTTTCAAATAAATCTGTTGTTTTATATCAAAATGAAAATGATGAATACCATTACTTATTTAACAGTAATCATGGAATGTTAATCTTAAATGAACCATTTAAAGCTATTTTTAATTCAGGTCAAACTTGGAAATTTAGAGATATTGAATTACTTAAAATAGCTAATGATTATTTTTATGAAAATTGTATAGATGATACTAATTTGGGCATTATCCAAAAATATTTTGATTCAGTTGAAAATAAAGATACTATTGAGATTATCGGATTGGAACATTGGGTTAATTGTAATACTCGTGCTGATTATCAATATATAAAAGAATACTGGGGGAAATAA
- a CDS encoding saccharopine dehydrogenase NADP-binding domain-containing protein produces the protein MKNLDERLKIVEKHVKDDEITIMIIGLGSVGTYLLDFLVSKNDAAIKLVVVGRNQEKMQSDVNIVRVAGLIREVNKSQIVVEAGVDLNDIDSIQKAISKHNPDFIVNSSRAYPGLKYGSISWSNVRAYGIWTPLSIKFTKNIMEACENVDTDAVVINTSYSDAVIPWLKSAEKAYPDFGSGNLNHLIPRMKFAVANILGVDDFWNVDFNFAAAHFHDVCISKEGQTEGVDLPLKIYYKGDEQDIPHDEIYNACSISMPVDQKRNMMNASSNYRIISAIIDAIRTGENQKIFSPGAFGHIGGYPVIIGYKEGKISAWIDESVFTFDEMDKANRKSLALDGVEDILDATLIYTDDLIKKVEKAFGEDLPKKVKYDEIEKTAEFLIEKIITPQLNK, from the coding sequence ATGAAAAATTTAGATGAAAGGTTAAAAATAGTAGAAAAACATGTAAAAGATGATGAAATTACAATAATGATTATTGGTTTAGGTAGTGTTGGAACATATTTGCTTGACTTTTTAGTAAGTAAAAATGATGCTGCGATAAAATTAGTAGTTGTTGGAAGAAATCAGGAAAAAATGCAATCTGATGTTAATATTGTCCGTGTTGCAGGTCTTATTCGTGAAGTTAACAAATCTCAAATTGTAGTTGAAGCAGGTGTTGACTTAAACGATATTGATTCAATTCAAAAAGCAATCAGTAAACATAATCCTGATTTTATTGTTAATTCAAGCAGAGCATATCCTGGTCTTAAATATGGAAGTATATCTTGGAGTAATGTAAGGGCTTACGGTATTTGGACTCCTTTGTCAATTAAATTTACTAAAAATATTATGGAAGCATGTGAAAATGTTGACACTGATGCAGTTGTCATTAACACTTCATACTCTGATGCAGTTATTCCATGGCTTAAAAGTGCTGAAAAAGCATATCCTGACTTTGGAAGTGGAAATTTAAATCACTTAATTCCTAGAATGAAATTTGCAGTAGCAAATATTTTAGGGGTGGATGATTTCTGGAATGTTGACTTTAATTTTGCAGCAGCTCATTTCCATGATGTATGTATTAGTAAAGAAGGACAAACCGAAGGTGTGGACTTGCCTCTCAAGATATACTACAAAGGCGATGAACAAGACATTCCTCATGATGAAATTTATAATGCATGTTCAATTAGTATGCCCGTTGATCAAAAAAGGAATATGATGAATGCTTCTAGTAATTATCGTATTATTTCAGCAATAATTGATGCAATACGCACCGGTGAGAATCAAAAAATATTTTCTCCAGGAGCGTTTGGTCATATTGGAGGATATCCTGTAATTATTGGTTATAAAGAGGGTAAAATTTCTGCTTGGATTGATGAATCTGTATTTACATTTGATGAAATGGATAAAGCAAATCGTAAATCCCTTGCTTTAGATGGTGTGGAAGATATTCTTGATGCAACCTTAATCTACACTGATGATTTAATTAAAAAAGTTGAAAAAGCATTTGGTGAAGATTTACCGAAAAAAGTAAAATATGATGAAATTGAAAAAACCGCTGAATTTCTCATTGAAAAGATAATCACTCCACAATTAAATAAATAG
- the aepY gene encoding phosphonopyruvate decarboxylase translates to MKVEDFVDVLDCEFYTGVPDSQLKALCNYLINEYGIDEKHHLIAANEGNCTALAAGYHLATGKVPVVYMQNSGEGNIINPVASLLNDQVYAIPAIFVIGWRGQPGIHDEPQHIYQGKITCDLLDLMDIENFTVSPETSVDELNDVMIKFNNVLKSGKSVAFVILKNALTYDGKTIYENDNELIREEIIEHIVNVSDSDPIVSTTGKASRELFEIRESKNQAHKHDFLTVGSMGHSSSIALGIAINKPDKRVWCIDGDGALLMHMGSMPVVGNVNPDNLIHIVINNGAHETVGGMPTAAAGTDLVAIAKACGYSYAVSVDNIDDLDEELIKVKNMGNLCFIEVLSSIGSRADLGRPTTTALENKKSFMNFLNQ, encoded by the coding sequence ATGAAAGTTGAAGATTTTGTTGATGTTTTGGATTGTGAATTTTATACTGGTGTTCCGGATTCACAATTAAAAGCATTATGTAATTATTTGATAAATGAATATGGCATTGATGAAAAGCATCATTTAATCGCAGCTAATGAAGGTAATTGCACCGCTCTTGCTGCAGGTTATCATTTAGCAACTGGAAAAGTTCCAGTCGTTTATATGCAAAATAGTGGTGAAGGAAATATTATCAATCCTGTTGCATCACTTTTAAATGATCAAGTTTATGCAATTCCAGCTATTTTTGTCATCGGATGGAGGGGACAACCTGGAATTCATGATGAACCTCAACATATTTATCAAGGAAAAATTACTTGTGATTTGCTTGATTTAATGGATATTGAGAACTTTACAGTCAGTCCGGAAACTTCTGTTGATGAACTGAATGATGTAATGATTAAATTTAATAATGTTTTAAAATCAGGTAAAAGTGTTGCATTTGTTATTCTTAAAAATGCTTTAACTTATGATGGGAAAACTATTTATGAAAATGATAATGAACTAATTCGTGAAGAAATTATAGAACACATTGTTAATGTATCTGATAGTGATCCAATTGTATCAACAACGGGTAAAGCAAGCCGTGAGCTATTTGAAATAAGGGAATCTAAAAATCAAGCTCATAAACATGATTTTTTAACAGTTGGTTCAATGGGGCATTCTTCTTCTATTGCTCTAGGGATTGCAATAAATAAGCCGGATAAACGTGTTTGGTGTATTGACGGTGATGGAGCTTTATTAATGCATATGGGATCAATGCCGGTTGTTGGAAATGTTAATCCTGATAATTTAATTCATATTGTAATAAATAATGGTGCTCATGAAACCGTTGGTGGAATGCCAACTGCAGCGGCAGGTACTGATTTAGTTGCTATTGCAAAAGCTTGTGGTTATTCTTATGCAGTTTCTGTGGATAATATTGATGATTTGGATGAAGAACTTATTAAAGTAAAAAATATGGGTAATTTATGCTTTATTGAAGTATTATCTTCAATTGGTTCACGTGCTGATCTTGGAAGGCCGACTACAACAGCATTAGAAAACAAAAAAAGCTTTATGAACTTTTTAAATCAATGA
- a CDS encoding LicD family protein yields MKYNEYDDKTLKHLQSLELMILKDFIKICEENNLTYYMYAGSLLGTIRHNGFIPWDDDLDVIMFRDDFEKFKKIFISSQSDKYELLSNETEKDYFHLLSKLMLKNTKFEEDWVNQVDFHIGINMDIFVLDDLANGKFKRNYQLKKSFLYNKLLIMSKIKLNDLPFSTKVITHACYHILNLFGIKPSKINKRCLNFLNKYKNPDAEFVFDISANADEYPQIFRRDDFKSIIKVKFEDIEVNVPVNYDHILKSLYGDYMSLPPKEDRYNHITETLDFGPYEL; encoded by the coding sequence TTGAAATATAATGAATATGATGATAAAACATTAAAACATCTGCAAAGTTTGGAATTAATGATTTTAAAGGATTTCATTAAAATTTGTGAGGAAAATAATCTTACATATTACATGTATGCTGGTTCCCTTTTAGGAACCATTAGGCATAACGGGTTTATTCCTTGGGATGATGATCTGGATGTAATCATGTTTCGTGATGATTTTGAAAAATTCAAAAAAATTTTTATTTCATCTCAAAGTGATAAGTATGAATTATTGTCCAATGAAACTGAAAAAGATTATTTTCATTTGCTTTCAAAATTAATGCTTAAAAATACTAAATTTGAGGAAGACTGGGTTAATCAGGTTGATTTTCATATTGGAATAAATATGGATATTTTTGTTTTAGATGATTTGGCTAATGGCAAATTCAAAAGGAATTATCAACTTAAAAAATCATTTTTATATAATAAACTGCTGATTATGTCTAAAATAAAATTAAATGATTTGCCTTTTTCTACAAAAGTAATAACTCATGCATGTTACCATATTTTAAATTTATTTGGAATTAAACCATCAAAAATAAATAAAAGATGTTTAAATTTTTTAAATAAATATAAAAATCCTGATGCCGAATTTGTATTTGATATATCTGCTAATGCAGATGAATACCCTCAAATATTTCGTAGGGATGATTTTAAATCTATAATAAAAGTTAAATTTGAAGATATTGAAGTTAATGTGCCTGTTAACTATGATCATATTTTAAAAAGTTTGTATGGGGATTATATGAGTTTACCTCCAAAAGAGGACAGATATAATCATATTACAGAAACCTTGGATTTTGGTCCATATGAACTATAA
- a CDS encoding sodium-dependent transporter, with the protein MSDKNEWGSNMSFILAMIGSAVGLGNIWRYPYVLYSNGGGAFYIPYIVAILLMGIPFLILEYGVGYNYKSSFAKAIRKINAKWEYLGWFLPVAVFMIMIYYSAILGWDGIYMVLSFFKGWGADPNTYFATTLLQSSDSMNGLFTFIPVIAIAMLAGWVIIWFISHKDLESGLGKVSKILVPLLFLIMVVIVVFSLTLPGSSIGLAELFNPDWSLLTHFEIWMAAFGQIVFSLSLGMSIAFTYASYTKDGSDLITNTISIALANSIFENFAALGVFSILGYMSLQSGTAVADLVTQGTGLVFIAYPTVFNVLGDWALVLGPLFFLTVYLAGLTSILSTIEPLSFSIQNKFGLTRSRTMTILCVVGAVVSMLYATAYGGSLLGYVDTFINQIALLIGVVAECIVFAWIFEAEKLIDFLNARSKTIKLGKWWLGIVKYILPIFVTVIWIGGMVDVVNNGTMDQLIFTIISAAVLLIATLIFTVLPAKTPEWDNAEDRV; encoded by the coding sequence ATGTCAGATAAAAACGAATGGGGCAGCAACATGTCATTCATCCTTGCAATGATAGGTTCTGCTGTTGGACTTGGAAACATTTGGAGATATCCTTACGTACTTTATTCTAACGGTGGGGGTGCATTTTACATCCCTTATATTGTAGCAATTCTCTTAATGGGAATTCCTTTCTTGATCTTGGAATATGGTGTTGGATATAATTATAAATCTTCATTTGCAAAAGCAATCAGAAAGATTAATGCCAAATGGGAGTATTTAGGCTGGTTTTTACCAGTTGCTGTATTTATGATTATGATTTATTACTCTGCTATTTTAGGCTGGGATGGAATCTACATGGTTTTGAGTTTCTTTAAAGGTTGGGGAGCAGATCCGAACACTTACTTTGCAACTACTCTCTTACAATCTAGTGATTCCATGAATGGATTATTCACTTTCATTCCGGTTATTGCTATTGCAATGCTTGCAGGCTGGGTAATTATTTGGTTTATTTCACATAAAGACCTTGAATCTGGTTTAGGTAAGGTATCAAAAATATTGGTGCCGTTATTGTTCTTAATCATGGTTGTTATTGTAGTATTTTCACTTACATTGCCTGGATCTTCAATTGGTCTTGCTGAGCTATTTAATCCGGACTGGTCACTTTTAACTCACTTTGAAATATGGATGGCTGCATTCGGACAGATTGTATTTTCATTAAGTTTGGGCATGTCTATTGCATTTACATATGCAAGTTATACAAAAGACGGTTCCGATTTAATTACAAATACAATTTCTATTGCACTTGCAAATTCCATATTTGAAAATTTTGCAGCATTAGGAGTATTTTCAATTTTAGGTTATATGTCCCTGCAATCCGGAACTGCAGTTGCAGACCTTGTAACTCAAGGTACTGGTCTTGTATTTATAGCATATCCAACTGTATTTAATGTATTGGGTGATTGGGCATTAGTACTTGGACCGTTATTCTTTTTAACAGTTTATCTTGCCGGTCTTACAAGTATTTTATCTACAATTGAACCATTGTCTTTTTCAATTCAAAACAAATTCGGTCTAACAAGATCCAGGACAATGACAATATTGTGTGTTGTTGGTGCTGTTGTATCGATGCTTTATGCAACTGCTTACGGCGGATCCTTACTTGGATATGTGGATACATTTATTAACCAGATAGCATTATTAATCGGGGTTGTAGCTGAATGTATTGTATTTGCTTGGATATTTGAAGCTGAAAAATTAATTGATTTCTTAAATGCGAGAAGTAAAACAATTAAACTTGGTAAATGGTGGTTGGGTATTGTTAAATACATATTACCTATTTTTGTAACTGTTATTTGGATTGGTGGTATGGTTGATGTAGTCAACAATGGTACAATGGATCAATTAATATTTACAATAATTTCAGCCGCTGTTTTATTAATTGCTACTTTGATCTTTACTGTTCTTCCTGCTAAAACTCCTGAATGGGATAATGCTGAAGACAGAGTATAG
- the purC gene encoding phosphoribosylaminoimidazolesuccinocarboxamide synthase produces the protein MNKKELINSGKVKSVFNTDNDDEVIIEFRDDMTAGDGARKEIMANKGAYNAVISSKIFRVLEENGVATQFIDLPEPNVMVAKKLEMIPIEVIVRNIATGSLVRKYPIEDGTKLNPPIVQMDFKDDEYHDPMLNDSIIKALGIATQEEIDILTEKALRINEILTKFFADSGIILVDYKVEFGKDKDGNILLGDEISPDGCRLWDSETLDMLDKELFRKGKDDEVMTAYMEVYNRIMPEDEKVI, from the coding sequence ATGAACAAAAAAGAGTTAATTAATAGCGGTAAAGTAAAAAGTGTATTCAACACAGATAATGATGATGAAGTAATCATTGAGTTTAGGGATGACATGACTGCTGGTGACGGTGCAAGAAAAGAAATAATGGCAAATAAAGGAGCTTATAATGCTGTGATATCTTCTAAAATATTTAGAGTATTGGAGGAAAATGGTGTTGCAACTCAATTTATTGACCTTCCTGAACCAAATGTCATGGTTGCAAAAAAACTTGAAATGATTCCTATTGAAGTTATTGTAAGAAACATTGCAACTGGCAGTTTAGTGCGTAAATATCCAATTGAAGATGGCACTAAATTAAATCCACCAATTGTTCAAATGGATTTCAAAGATGATGAATATCATGATCCTATGCTCAATGATTCAATTATCAAAGCATTAGGAATAGCTACTCAAGAAGAAATAGATATTTTAACTGAAAAAGCATTGAGAATCAATGAAATTTTAACTAAATTCTTTGCTGATTCAGGAATTATTTTAGTTGACTATAAAGTCGAATTCGGTAAGGATAAAGATGGAAACATTCTTTTAGGTGATGAGATATCTCCTGATGGATGCAGATTATGGGATAGTGAAACATTGGACATGTTAGATAAAGAATTATTTAGAAAAGGAAAAGATGATGAAGTTATGACTGCTTATATGGAAGTTTATAATAGAATCATGCCGGAAGACGAAAAGGTGATTTAA
- the purS gene encoding phosphoribosylformylglycinamidine synthase subunit PurS — MLFDIEVKISLKRGMLNPEATTIERSLDLLGYKVKNVKTDEIIKFQMEGEDREVIRSNVTDMCERLLCNPVIHDYKINVIPQNMACGK, encoded by the coding sequence ATGTTATTTGATATTGAAGTTAAAATCTCACTTAAAAGGGGAATGCTGAACCCAGAAGCTACTACAATTGAAAGATCTCTAGATTTACTTGGTTATAAAGTTAAAAATGTAAAAACTGATGAAATCATTAAATTCCAAATGGAAGGTGAAGATAGGGAAGTAATCAGATCAAATGTAACTGATATGTGTGAAAGATTACTTTGTAATCCTGTAATTCATGATTATAAGATTAATGTTATTCCACAAAACATGGCTTGCGGTAAATAA
- the purQ gene encoding phosphoribosylformylglycinamidine synthase subunit PurQ, which produces MKIGVIRFPGTNCDRDVAKACELAGLEPEYVWWSEEKLTDFDGIVIPGGFSYGDFLRAGAMASITPVIDGIKELVKEEKPVLGICNGAQILGEIGLIPGIFITNENPKFNCEWSKLKVATNRTPFTKAFKKDQIIDLPIAHAEGRFYTKDVDLLKDQDQIVLQFEGKNPNGSIEAITSVCDESGLVVAMMPHPERACESIFGSDDGLNFFKGFL; this is translated from the coding sequence ATGAAAATTGGAGTAATTAGATTTCCAGGAACCAATTGTGACCGGGATGTTGCAAAAGCCTGCGAGCTTGCAGGTCTTGAACCGGAATATGTTTGGTGGAGTGAAGAAAAACTGACTGACTTTGATGGTATTGTAATTCCTGGCGGATTTTCTTATGGGGATTTCTTAAGAGCCGGTGCAATGGCTTCCATTACACCAGTAATCGATGGAATAAAAGAATTAGTAAAAGAAGAAAAACCAGTTCTTGGAATTTGTAATGGTGCTCAAATTTTAGGCGAAATCGGTCTCATTCCTGGAATTTTTATTACAAACGAAAACCCTAAATTCAATTGTGAATGGTCTAAATTAAAAGTTGCAACTAACAGAACTCCATTTACAAAAGCATTTAAAAAAGACCAAATTATTGACCTTCCGATTGCACATGCAGAAGGAAGATTTTACACAAAAGATGTTGATTTACTAAAAGATCAGGATCAGATTGTTTTGCAATTTGAAGGTAAAAACCCTAATGGTTCTATTGAAGCAATTACAAGTGTATGTGATGAATCAGGTTTGGTTGTTGCTATGATGCCGCATCCTGAAAGAGCTTGCGAATCAATATTCGGTTCTGATGATGGTCTAAACTTCTTTAAAGGATTTTTATAA
- the cobA gene encoding uroporphyrinogen-III C-methyltransferase, which translates to MVVYLIGAGPGDADLITLKAVKALNKADVVLYDYLANEEILAHAPETSQRIYVGKKAGEHYKTQDEINDLIIKQARNNENVVRLKGGDPFVFGRGGEEILALMEHDIKFEVIPGVTSAIGAPTSLGLPVTHRGVATSLTIVTGHEDPTKPESQVHWDYTADTLIILMGIGNIRENTAEIMKYRSADTPVCAIESGTLANQNLVFGTLGDISNKKINTPAILVIGDVVSMYKDIYNYQGD; encoded by the coding sequence ATGGTAGTTTATTTAATTGGTGCGGGACCTGGAGATGCTGATTTAATAACTCTTAAAGCGGTCAAAGCTTTAAATAAAGCAGATGTTGTTTTATATGATTATTTGGCTAATGAAGAAATATTAGCTCATGCTCCGGAAACTTCACAGAGAATTTATGTGGGTAAAAAAGCAGGTGAGCATTACAAAACTCAGGATGAAATAAATGATTTAATTATAAAGCAGGCTCGGAATAATGAAAATGTAGTTAGACTTAAAGGAGGAGATCCTTTTGTCTTTGGTCGTGGAGGAGAAGAAATATTGGCTTTAATGGAACATGATATCAAATTTGAAGTTATTCCAGGTGTAACTTCAGCTATTGGAGCACCAACTTCTCTTGGACTGCCAGTAACTCATAGGGGTGTTGCAACATCACTCACGATTGTAACTGGTCATGAAGATCCTACAAAACCGGAAAGTCAAGTTCATTGGGATTATACTGCAGACACTTTAATTATTTTAATGGGTATTGGTAATATTCGTGAAAACACAGCTGAAATCATGAAATATCGTTCAGCCGATACTCCAGTTTGTGCAATTGAAAGCGGGACATTGGCTAATCAGAATTTAGTATTCGGTACTTTAGGCGATATTTCAAATAAAAAAATAAATACTCCGGCTATTTTGGTAATTGGTGATGTTGTAAGCATGTATAAGGATATCTATAATTATCAGGGTGATTAG